Proteins found in one Aspergillus puulaauensis MK2 DNA, chromosome 8, nearly complete sequence genomic segment:
- a CDS encoding SDR family NAD(P)-dependent oxidoreductase (COG:Q;~EggNog:ENOG410PPEB;~InterPro:IPR036291,IPR002347;~PFAM:PF00106,PF13561;~go_process: GO:0055114 - oxidation-reduction process [Evidence IEA]), with product MSLHLNGIALITGAGHGIGRECALGYAAEGVKGIILADTSYDAALDAAQESETVATNPAFTAVATQVDMTDPASIAGMVSKAMKTFGRVDYYVDSTRAGYTNLPATGSSEQDRIWQDSAEGTLHCIHAVAQVMKSQAVGKYKYRGRVREAGRGSIVTVGAPSTDLGRNTVAEDAVLRLIRKAAIGLATCGIRVNTVCPGLTDDVDPVLNEKIDPLVMKSAVPMTRPARPEEIADIALFLSSPRASYVTGAAWAVDGGMKVQAEAANEMGN from the exons ATGTCCCTCCATCTAAATGGCATCGCCCTGATCACCGGCGCAG GCCATGGAATCGGACGAGAGTGCGCCCTCGGATACGCCGCTGAGGGCGTCAAAGGCATTATCCTCGCCGACACCAGCTACGACGCCGCTCTCGATGCCGCACAGGAGAGCGAGACCGTCGCGACAAACCCAGCCTTCACGGCGGTAGCCACGCAAGTCGACATGACAGACCCCGCCAGCATCGCAGGGATGGTCAGCAAAGCAATGAAAACATTCGGCAGAGTCGACTACTACGTCGACAGCACAAGGGCAGGGTATACAAACCTCCCAGCAACGGGGTCATCGGAACAAGATCGTATCTGGCAAGACAGCGCGGAGGGAACACTACACTGCATCCACGCCGTGGCACAGGTGATGAAGAGCCAGGCCGTTGGGAAGTACAAGTACCGCGGACGAGTGCGAGAAGCGGGCCGCGGGTCCATCGTTACCGTAGGAGCGCCCAGTACCGACCTGGGCAGGAATACCGTTGCTGAAGATGCAGTCCTCAGACTGATCCGTAAAGCCG CGATTGGCCTCGCTACGTGTGGAATCCGAGTGAATACGGTCTGTCCGGGGTTGACGGACGACGTGGACCCGGTTCTCAATGAGAAGATTGACCCgctggtgatgaagagtgcCGTTCCCATGACCCGGCCGGCGAGGCCTGAGGAGATCGCCGACATTGCCTTGTTCCTGAGCAGTCCTAGAGCTAGCTATGTGACCGGTGCGGCCTGGGCTGTCGATGGCGGTATGAAGGTGCAGGCTGAGGCAGCCAACGAGATGGGTAATTAG
- the dprC gene encoding protein dprC (COG:S;~EggNog:ENOG410PZ53), which produces MEKQPPTNYDGAQTTGVRVNDPSADGLDRDRAYDSGFKYQIPEAGQQNSSEPSYQPHAAVGADRPQTAGGDIGETLGGGVRGVFAGVHGAGEWLRGGLNSAVDRTFGSDEGATRNDAIARAGQEQIRSGKFSGDTHANK; this is translated from the exons ATGGAGAAACAGCCACCTACTAACTACGACGGCGCCCAGACGACAGGCGTCCGCGTCAATGACCCCAGCGCAGATGGCCTGGATCGCGACCGGGCGTACGATTCCGGGTTCAAGTACCAGATCCCCGAAGCGGGACAGCAAAATAGCAGCGAGCCCAGCTATCAACCCCATGCCGCAGTTGGGGCAGACA GACCCCAAACTGCAGGCGGAGATATAGGCGAGACCCTCGGCGGCGGGGTAAGGGGAGTTTTCGCAGGGGTCCAT GGCGCTGGCGAGTGGCTGCGTGGGGGACTCAACTCTGCAGTCGACCGCACCTTCGGCAGCGACGAAGGGGCGACGAGGAACGACGCCATTGCGCGCGCCGGCCAGGAGCAGATCAGATCGGGCAAGTTCAGTGGCGATACCCACGCAAACAAGTAA